atttaccatcacatttgtttttcacaagtATTATATTAAGttgatataaatataaattttattatCTTCTAATTTAACTAAGCGCCACAATTTGTATCCTttacaaatgacagaaaatacTTTTCCCTTGGCTAGGCTATGCTGCCAATTATCCAGTCTCATTTTCATGTGaatgtttggtttatttaaaAGTTGATACATAGATAATTGTTTGGGGTGCAACTCATCTGATGACACAAAagaataaacacataaaaaaacataagcAGTGACATACTGTCAGGTATGACTATCAAATTGTGAATTTTATCAGTTTAACAAACTCGCACAGTCAATAAGAACTTTAAATGATGGTCTTGTATTCACATCTGCTGGAAGCTTGTAGAAATGTTACCAAATAAACCAATCAAACCAAAACCTCTGTTGATAGCGATTTAATATTTTCAATTGGTACAATTATTTCAAAAAAGAATGTACTAAGGCACGTGATACATAGTATAAATGccattatataatttatattctTTAAGAActacaacaaataaattaactttcactttctgtgaaaaagagaaaaaactgcGACGTCCACTGGGTGGCGGTAAAGCAGCTTTCCTGAGAATACCTTATTTGTAGCTTGAGTGGGTTCCCCACCactatcaaaataaatattaaataagttaAATGCTTAGAAGGCTATAACATATTTAGCATCTTTTCAGCGTAGTGTCTTGTCTACATTCAATCCTTGGTAACAAGTAGATCTCCCCCTCTCAGTTCATGCTCCGTCTGGTTATGGCCTAAAGAGGGAAACATTTCTTTTGAATTTTCACATCAATCATTGTTTCATATAGTCATGCCTTGATTTTAATATGTAGTGCTACAAATTTTCAGCAACATTCTTAATggcacagaaaaaataaaagtataatatttatatttttgtgaaatgtgccagataaaaaaaagatatatccTTACCATTTGAATAAGAGACTCCAGTCTGTTGAAGAACTCCGTGGCATTTTCCTTCGGATGTGAGTCACAGTCTTGGCAGGTGGACTAAAGGGAAACAAGCAACCACAAGAAGAATTTATTGGCTATCTATTGTGAGTGCAACACGTGCCACAATCAGGTTTAAATGACTGAAATAGTTGCCAAAAGATAAGGAAATAACAGAATTCTCTTACCATGACATTTCCTGAATTACAGAAGTTCAGACCCCTCTCCTGAAATGGATCAAAGAAATAAGTTAGTATTAGAAATGTACTGTACAGCAAACTTGACACTGTACTTGAGATTCACTGTTtgatatattatttaataatagtCATTCCCAATAGTTATTCCCACCCTTTTACTTACAGTAATGGGATTGCTCAGGCTCCTGtagagtttgtttgtttttctgtctgcagcGTTGAACTTCACCTGCAGATTAGCCCGGAAGCATTGCAAGgctgacagacagcagcagtCCTGTTATAtgatgaaaaagagaaaagaaaacagtttgTGAACAAAACATCAATACCACACCAACATATATCAATGTCCTTTGTCCAATTTGGCCTATTGAAAAACCTAAACCAGATGGTGCTTTTTTTATATCAAACATTGTAAACTGTTCTAAAAGTGCTTAATATTTAGTATGGATTATCCCACTTTCACAAAAACAATTTGTTcaaaatatttccatttcagTTTTACAGAAAACTTGAAAATGACACAGGGACATTGCAGATTAACCATAAAAAAGAGCgtctatatagatatagatttaGTTTAGCCAAAAATCTGTTACGTTCACTAACGTTTACAtggtgattttttatttttttttatggtaCAATACTACATGTATCAATTTGAGGAAAAAACCTCatcactgccaacaaaacattTCCAAGAAAGTTGCTGTTTTTAGTTTCATGTCATGACTTCATAATTGCAGTTGACTTTCCAATCAGATACATTCATAACACTTTTACCTAAACTGAAACTTAACCAAGTAAAGTTTCCACTATTTTAAAGATGCGTTTCTTTTCCTAAATGTGCTTTGGATGTTCTTGTCTGAATTGTTCCCCTCCAGAAAACTTAATGAAAGTGTTGACACATTTTTTCCAAGTGAaacagtttgtttctgtttagaTACTCATACTTCAATGTGTCATGCTCATAACACCAGCAATCTTGGGTCAAATTATAGTTCTGGATTACAGCATGCTTGGAGAATTCCTTCAGTGAAGAGaactgaacaaaataaatataaataaacagctTCTTTCTAACATCTATTTATTTAGGAATTCTCTGATGGGGTTTTTTCATTTGACAGCCTCAAATTCTCATTAGTGAAGTGATTTTTAGTCAGATTGTTAagctttattttgcaaaataatGGCTTCACACCCACACAAGAATCCTTATCATTTGTGGTTTAAGATGAGCTGTaatttgacagttttttaaacTAGAGATTGAGTCAAATGTTTTCTTGCATGCTAGAGAACGTTTTGAGTTTGTGAGGTGGTGTGAGGAAGTGTTTTGTCTGCTCTCTGCTTGATTACTCATCACATTTCGCTTGAGAGTGCAACGGAAGCTGTGAGAACTGAGTAAGCTCTTGATTTGACTCACTCGAGCATCCAGCTGACAAGAAAGATCTGAATTTACAAGTAATGCACTTTATCTTAGGAGGTCTTTATTTGAAGCCAAGCACacataatcaaataataatagtTTAAATTAATATGATGGTATTGAGGTTTGTCGAGGGTCTAACTGGTACCagtaattttacaaaaaaacttAATGCAGGTGGCTAGTTTGTGTGAAGTTTTGAGGGTGTTAGTTTGTTCTCTGATGCTGtttaacttaaatattttcttacCTTGAACTCAAGAAACTTTGTGCAGTTATTAATTTCAGATACTTAATTATTTTACTAGAGAGAAAGtagaaaagtacattttaaagtatATTCTCATATTTAAATTTACTCTATAAACTGTGCTAGATTTAGTTAAGTTTAGTTTTGTTAGCTTTACACTGCTTATGTAGGTGAGACTGTTGACTCTaccgtttttttttctttagattaACTAGAATAAGATgaaataaagttatttaaaaatgtcaatgttAAAGCTTGCAGGGTAAGCCTTTGATTTTCAACCTTTACAGCTGATTATATCTGCTTATAACCCAACAGATTTTGTGATCTCACATCATTTGATGTACTCCTACAGTAGCTGGCACATGACAATTAGCAACTACAGTAAGTGGGAGAATAACAACAATGAGTAAGCAACCACAAACATTAAACGTGGTGATGACCATACTGTCAATATTATTTGGTTAGATAGTTAGTTGAGTTAGTTTGGTTTACCTCAATATTCCTTGGTGGAGTATTCAATGTCATATTCTGGTCATGTTGCTGCAagacaaaaaccaacaacattgtatttaatgttaaaCAGTGACCACACATGGGCAAGATAGTGAAAAAGTAAATGTAGAGGAACCTACCTGTAGGCTTAATCTCACATCTTTCAGCTGTCTCAGGACTTCTTGTAATTTTCTTTCAGTAATGTTTGTCGATGTGTTCgccaaagaaaagcagcagactGCAAAAAGGCAAAGCACAACCAGCTTCATATTCTCAGTTTCAGCAGAAGGCACCGGATCACCAAAAGATACTTTTCGAAAGATTCGCTGGAAATGCAGACAGTTGTGTTGCTTACCGTTTTATACTTATCCCTGAGGACACAGGAAAACCACTTGCAGAGAATTGGAAAGCTGCAGAACCTGCCGTGTGTGAGTAATGAAATTTTCTTTTCCACTGGCAGTCACCACTACGTGATGCGAGAGTGGCGTCAAGCCGCGCGTGCGTGGGGCCTATAGATGCAAGTGTGTGAACGTAAACTTGTTTGAGTGCACCCGACAGGAAACTACAGGAAGACGGCACTTcccattttcattttgaatcaGTGGAGCCGCAGCTATTCCGTGTCATAGGTAGTGTTTCGTAGGTGTGGTATTGACAACCTAAATGCATTCACTGCATCATGGccacctacacaaacacacaaaaccattTGCAACAACAGGAAACCCTTATTAGTATTAATGTTGAACTAAAAGGAGAAGTGAGAAAGAAGTCCACTGCTCCACAACAGTAGATAAGATTCTGGCTATATTTAGTAAAATGACCCAATATGCTTTTAAATTGGCTTTTGggctgaccccccccccccctttcatcTCACACTTATCAACCAGAAAaggtctttctttctgtccatttgcaaagacaagtgtgtgttGTGACAAACG
This portion of the Micropterus dolomieu isolate WLL.071019.BEF.003 ecotype Adirondacks linkage group LG19, ASM2129224v1, whole genome shotgun sequence genome encodes:
- the il21 gene encoding interleukin-21: MKLVVLCLFAVCCFSLANTSTNITERKLQEVLRQLKDVRLSLQQHDQNMTLNTPPRNIEDCCCLSALQCFRANLQVKFNAADRKTNKLYRSLSNPITERGLNFCNSGNVMSTCQDCDSHPKENATEFFNRLESLIQMAITRRSMN